AAAACTCGCAGTCGGTTTCGATGAAGATTCCACCGCGGGAGAGGTTTTTGAGTCGTGCGGTGACGCTGCGGGTGCCGTGTTGAATTTTGACGTTGGAATTGATGTTGATTCGCGGCTGGCCCGGGGGGTGGCCTCCAGTGAGGTAGCGACGCACGGTCTCGATCAGGGAAACGCGAGAGATGGGCTTGCTGAGCACGTCGTCTGCTCCGGCGCGAACTGCGCGTCCCCACTCACTCGCTTCGTTTGCGCCGACCAGCATGATGACCGGAGTATCGCTCAGCTCAGGATCACTCTTGATGACGCGGCAGACGGTATCGCCGTCGAGACCGGGCATCATCAGATCGAGCAAGATGACATCCGGGCGTTCGCGGCGGGCAATTTTGATGGCTTCCTCGCCGGATCTCGCGGTGAGGATGCGTCCGGTCCGGGCGAGAAAGAGCGAGCCCAGCTCCCGAAACATTTCAACGTCGTCGACGAGCAGAACGGTATGTTCCCAGCTCATCCATTCCCCTTCGCTACTACAGCCCGGATGCTGCTAGCCATGGTCTCTCCGCGCAGGCGGCTCAGTTGGCGGCGACGAACTTTTCGAGACCCTCGAATTGCGGGCGCACCATCCATGAGTTTCCAGGACCTTTGCGGTACCAGTTCTGGGTTTCGACGATTCGGAAAACGATCGGGGAGTGGGTGTAGTAGGCGGAGTAGTTCACCTTGACGGTGGCACCCTTGCGTCCGCTTTCCTCTACAAACTGGATACGACCCGAGTTGAAATCGGTAAATACCAAATCGCTCTGGTCGGGAAAATTGGCCAGGTAGGTCTCGATGAGAGCGGGGTCGACATACTTGCTGGCTTGTGCGAATGCGCCAAAGCGCACCAAATTCGTGTAGCGCTTTTGTATTTCGCTGAGGGAATACTCGCGTTTGAGCGGGTCGGTCCAATAGATCTCGCCAAAGGCGCAGCCGAAGCTCGTGCTCATCACGCCAAGCATTGAGATCACCGCAAAGAGCGGCACAATCTTTCGAATCGATCGCTGCATCTTCCCTCCTCTACACCACGCGTAGGCAGCTCGCTCCGCAGGCGTCTGGTCTGATTGCCGATTCATCGGCTGCTTTGGGCGCGAGCCTGAGGGCTTTGCCGAATTGGCCGCCGGGAAAACGCGGGGTGTCCCGGTTTTCGCCCCGGAGAAGGGTTCGAACTCATGCTTTCGACCGACCCCGGGAAAAAATTCATGAGCAATCTCAGGTAGATCGAGAAAATCGACGCGGGGGAGGGCGGCGGGGTGTTCGGCGGAGCTGGCCGATCGCCTCGGGCGGCTTCCGGGACGTATTCGCCCGGTTCCATCATCGACCTGCCGGGCTCAGTCCGCTCGCAGCCCAGCGAGGGCTTCGACTTCGCTGTGGAACCCCGCAAAGGTTCCCGCTTCGATGTGTCGGCGCGCGTCTTTCATCAGCTGGAAGTAGAAGCTGAGGTTGTGCAGGGTCGCGAGACGCGACCCCAGCACTTCGCCGATATGGAGCAGATGGCGCAGATAAGCGCGGGAGTAGCGAGTACAGGTGGGGCAGTTGCAGGTCGGGTCCGGCGGACGCGGGTCGTCTTTGAAGCGAGCGTTTCGCAGCGTCAGCACACCCTGGCTGGTGAAGAGCAGGCCGTGGCGTCCGTTTCGGGTGGGGACGACGCAGTCAAATAAATCGACTCCCTCGGCAATCGCGTCCACGATATCGACTGGCTTTCCCAGTCCCATCAGGTAGCGCGGTGCGGCCTGCTCGAGTTCGTCGTGGGCACAGGCGATCGCATCTCGACGTTCTTGGCGTTCTTCGCCCAGGCCGAGGCCACCGTGAGCGTAGCCGTCGAACCCGATGCTTCCGGTCAGTCTCGCGCTGCGTCGGCGTCTTTCCGCCGCGATTCCCCCCTGCACGATTCCAAAAACCGCTTGCCGCGGATGCTTGCGCGCTTTGGCGCTGCGCTCCGCCCAGCGCAAGGTGCGGTCGAGTGCCGATTCGAGAGCAGCTTCGACGTCCGCGCGGGTCTGCTTTGCAGCGCCGTCTGCGATCGGTTTCAAGCATTCGTCGAGCACCATCGCGATATCACTGCCCAGCGCTTCTTGGATCCCGATCACGCTCTCGGGGGTCAACAGGCGCCGGGTGCCGTCGAGGGGCGAGGAAAACGTCACGCCCTCGTCGTCGACGGAAACACGATCGGCCATGGACGTCACCTGGAAGCCACCGCTGTCCGTGAGCCAAGGACCCTGCCAGCCCGTAAATCCGTGCAGCCCGCCCAGACCCTCGATGATCGACTCACCGGGGCGCTCGTGGAGGTGATAGGTGTTGGCCAACAAGATCTGCGCCCCGAGGTCCACCAGGTCATGGGCCGCCACTCCGCGCACGGCGCCAAGGGTTG
This genomic interval from Myxococcales bacterium contains the following:
- a CDS encoding response regulator; the encoded protein is MSWEHTVLLVDDVEMFRELGSLFLARTGRILTARSGEEAIKIARRERPDVILLDLMMPGLDGDTVCRVIKSDPELSDTPVIMLVGANEASEWGRAVRAGADDVLSKPISRVSLIETVRRYLTGGHPPGQPRININSNVKIQHGTRSVTARLKNLSRGGIFIETDCEFLTKSEVKLQFELPDNPTDFDPTAQVIWTQINKVKSRNRGIGMRFVNISSDLVRNLEDYIYDRALEPYPATLEETV
- the tgt gene encoding tRNA guanosine(34) transglycosylase Tgt, whose product is MIADGFSFECKARDGAARCGQLTTPHGTIETPAFMSVATLGAVRGVAAHDLVDLGAQILLANTYHLHERPGESIIEGLGGLHGFTGWQGPWLTDSGGFQVTSMADRVSVDDEGVTFSSPLDGTRRLLTPESVIGIQEALGSDIAMVLDECLKPIADGAAKQTRADVEAALESALDRTLRWAERSAKARKHPRQAVFGIVQGGIAAERRRRSARLTGSIGFDGYAHGGLGLGEERQERRDAIACAHDELEQAAPRYLMGLGKPVDIVDAIAEGVDLFDCVVPTRNGRHGLLFTSQGVLTLRNARFKDDPRPPDPTCNCPTCTRYSRAYLRHLLHIGEVLGSRLATLHNLSFYFQLMKDARRHIEAGTFAGFHSEVEALAGLRAD